GGGAAGTCGACGCTCCAGAAGTCCCGCGGAGCGGCCGGATCCAGCAAGAAAGGTTCCCCCAGGGCGTCGAGGCCGCCTTCGAACGCCTTCCAGGACGGCCACACCCGGGGATTCACCCGCGGCCAGTAGTCCAGCCCGGCCCGGCGCACCTGCCGGTCGTCCAGCTCGAAGCCCAACGGTTCCACCAGGTGGAGCTGCGCGCCGGCCGCCAGGCAGGTGCGTCCGACGTTGCCGGTGTTCCAGTGGATCTCCGGCTCCACCAGCA
This portion of the Acidobacteriota bacterium genome encodes:
- a CDS encoding tRNA (cytidine(34)-2'-O)-methyltransferase; amino-acid sequence: MRPAANLHAVLVEPEIHWNTGNVGRTCLAAGAQLHLVEPLGFELDDRQVRRAGLDYWPRVNPRVWPSWKAFEGGLDALGEPFLLDPAAPRDFWSVDFPRRTVLVFGRESVGLPASVLEKYTHRRVALPMADPALRSLNLSTSAALALYEVLRQHRHRRQD